A single region of the Halopiger xanaduensis SH-6 genome encodes:
- a CDS encoding 30S ribosomal protein S27ae: protein MARHELYNDDGSTDREQCPRCGDSFLADHGDRKHCGKCSYTEWE, encoded by the coding sequence ATGGCACGCCACGAACTCTACAACGACGACGGCAGCACCGACCGCGAGCAGTGCCCCCGATGCGGCGACTCCTTCCTCGCCGACCACGGCGACCGCAAGCACTGCGGCAAGTGCAGCTACACCGAGTGGGAGTAA
- a CDS encoding DUF7557 family protein: protein MTQTLEISDDLMDRLESHCEAGQSPEELVEELVSMYETEGTFLQEGYSE from the coding sequence ATGACCCAGACACTCGAAATCAGCGACGACCTGATGGACCGACTCGAGAGCCACTGCGAGGCGGGCCAATCCCCCGAGGAACTCGTCGAGGAGTTGGTCTCGATGTACGAGACCGAAGGGACGTTCCTGCAGGAGGGCTACTCGGAGTAG
- a CDS encoding 30S ribosomal protein S24e, producing MDVDIVSEEDNPMLHRTDVTFELTHEDATPERLQVRDSLAAKLNKDADEVVIRNLNTKFGMRKTVGEAKVYESADFAREVEQDHMLERNKIGVEEEADAEAEEA from the coding sequence ATGGACGTCGACATCGTTTCCGAAGAGGACAACCCCATGTTGCACCGTACCGACGTGACCTTCGAGCTGACCCACGAGGACGCCACCCCCGAGCGCCTGCAGGTTCGGGACAGCCTCGCGGCGAAGCTGAACAAGGACGCCGACGAGGTCGTCATCCGCAACCTCAACACGAAGTTCGGCATGCGAAAGACCGTCGGCGAAGCCAAGGTCTACGAATCCGCGGACTTCGCCCGCGAAGTCGAGCAGGACCACATGCTCGAGCGCAACAAGATCGGCGTCGAGGAAGAGGCGGACGCTGAAGCGGAGGAAGCATAA
- a CDS encoding WD40/YVTN/BNR-like repeat-containing protein → MATAYVALRDRLLVCRGSGPTADDWTTATRLEGHSLECVAASTDAPERVFVGTFEDGLHRSSDGGETFAPLETDFVSQAVTSLAISPHDPDVVYAGTEPSRVYRSANGGDSWTLLEGLTDLPSEPEWYFPPRPHTHHTRWLEVDPFDPERLYVGIEAGAFVYSPDGGETWHERPDGSRRDNHSLATHPDREGRIYSAAGDGYAESDDGGESWRRPQDGLEHTYCWSVVPHPADPDRVLVSSASGASAAHTAERAESYVYRRTAGEGWHRLDDRGIPMGEGVVRTVFDDPALNASEAVAADGVVYGVNNQGLFVTTNFGDRWRPVGIDWDDALKAQAPRGLVVVEE, encoded by the coding sequence ATGGCCACAGCGTACGTCGCGCTCCGCGATCGGCTGCTCGTCTGTCGCGGCTCGGGACCGACGGCCGACGACTGGACGACCGCGACGCGCCTCGAGGGGCACTCCCTCGAGTGCGTCGCGGCTTCGACCGATGCGCCCGAGCGCGTTTTCGTCGGGACCTTCGAGGACGGCCTCCACCGCTCGAGCGACGGCGGCGAGACGTTCGCGCCCCTCGAGACGGACTTCGTCAGCCAGGCCGTCACGTCGCTGGCGATCAGCCCGCACGATCCCGACGTGGTCTACGCCGGGACCGAACCGAGCCGCGTCTACCGCAGCGCGAACGGCGGCGACTCCTGGACGCTCCTCGAGGGGCTGACCGACCTCCCCTCCGAGCCGGAGTGGTACTTCCCGCCGCGTCCGCACACCCATCACACCCGCTGGCTCGAGGTGGATCCGTTCGATCCCGAGCGGCTCTACGTGGGCATCGAGGCGGGCGCGTTCGTCTACAGCCCCGACGGCGGCGAGACGTGGCACGAACGCCCCGACGGCTCGCGCCGGGACAACCACAGCTTGGCAACCCACCCGGATCGCGAGGGACGAATCTACTCGGCGGCCGGCGACGGCTACGCCGAGAGCGACGACGGCGGCGAATCCTGGCGGCGGCCGCAGGACGGGCTCGAGCACACCTACTGCTGGAGCGTCGTCCCCCATCCCGCCGATCCGGACCGGGTGCTCGTCTCGAGTGCGAGCGGCGCCTCGGCGGCCCACACGGCCGAACGGGCCGAATCGTACGTGTACCGGCGGACGGCCGGCGAGGGATGGCACCGCCTCGACGACCGCGGGATTCCGATGGGCGAGGGCGTCGTCCGGACCGTCTTCGACGACCCTGCATTGAACGCATCCGAGGCGGTCGCCGCCGACGGCGTCGTCTACGGCGTGAACAATCAGGGACTGTTCGTCACCACGAACTTCGGCGATCGGTGGCGACCCGTCGGGATCGACTGGGACGACGCGCTCAAGGCGCAGGCGCCGCGCGGGCTCGTCGTCGTGGAAGAATAG
- a CDS encoding class I SAM-dependent methyltransferase has product MDGDSDSIEHHYDAVADIWAEFTQQPTKKHLLWPTIRSLLPPVDGLRVLDAGCGDGHYAARLADRGADVLGIDASQEMIRTAEERHGDRVDFRRARVDEPLEFLEDDSFDLVCCQHVFSHLPSLETPVEEFARVLRPGGSVVLSTHHPFHDFQVVRDEAYPDAYAALEDLNPVVEPSSPRTNYHETERFKIHWTGEESSNPGVYYRRSLTELLRPLLETGFDLRALEEPAPNEAFEREFPDAATELERRVPRSICLRAQR; this is encoded by the coding sequence ATGGACGGCGATTCCGATTCGATCGAACACCACTACGACGCCGTTGCCGACATCTGGGCGGAGTTCACCCAACAGCCCACGAAGAAACACCTCCTCTGGCCAACGATCAGATCGCTCCTGCCGCCGGTCGACGGACTGCGCGTCCTCGACGCCGGCTGCGGCGACGGCCACTACGCGGCGCGGCTCGCCGACCGCGGCGCGGACGTGCTCGGGATCGACGCGAGTCAGGAGATGATTCGAACCGCCGAGGAGCGACACGGCGATCGGGTCGACTTTCGCCGCGCTCGCGTGGACGAACCGCTCGAGTTCCTCGAGGACGACTCGTTCGACCTCGTGTGCTGCCAGCACGTGTTTTCGCACCTGCCGTCGCTCGAGACGCCCGTCGAGGAGTTCGCTCGCGTTCTTCGACCCGGGGGCTCGGTCGTCCTTTCGACGCACCACCCGTTCCACGACTTTCAGGTGGTCCGAGACGAGGCGTACCCCGATGCGTACGCGGCGCTCGAGGATCTGAACCCGGTCGTCGAGCCGTCGTCGCCGCGGACAAACTACCACGAGACGGAGCGGTTCAAGATCCACTGGACCGGCGAAGAGAGTTCGAACCCCGGCGTCTACTACCGGCGTTCGTTGACCGAGTTGCTCCGACCCCTGCTCGAGACGGGGTTCGACCTGCGCGCGCTCGAGGAGCCAGCCCCGAACGAGGCGTTCGAGCGGGAGTTTCCGGACGCGGCGACGGAATTGGAGCGTCGCGTTCCCCGGTCGATCTGTCTTCGCGCGCAGCGCTAG
- a CDS encoding DUF6149 family protein, whose protein sequence is MKLRQNARHFASRKALETPVVRSVAKSGLVRMHTKVFLGKADPDHADEREAHLDALFDATVDTYLRALKDGYSEAEAREITHVQANFDFYNHGWTEMMEFPGDELEDHYERYGDFFERWDITIDDPLGQFAPPEGLPEAPSTPEKLEEPEHPHAEGGFADDVYVENEEGELVIGGQDDPDDVDVSQAVGVGEGDADSDGDQTAA, encoded by the coding sequence ATGAAACTCCGCCAGAACGCGCGTCACTTCGCCTCGCGAAAGGCACTCGAGACGCCGGTCGTCCGGTCGGTCGCCAAGTCGGGACTCGTCCGCATGCACACGAAGGTCTTCCTCGGGAAGGCGGACCCGGACCACGCCGACGAGCGCGAGGCCCATCTCGACGCCCTCTTCGACGCGACGGTCGACACCTACCTGCGCGCGCTCAAGGACGGCTACTCCGAGGCCGAAGCCCGCGAGATAACCCACGTCCAGGCCAACTTCGACTTCTACAACCACGGCTGGACCGAGATGATGGAGTTCCCGGGCGACGAACTCGAGGACCACTACGAGCGCTACGGGGACTTTTTCGAGCGGTGGGACATCACGATCGACGACCCGCTCGGCCAGTTCGCGCCGCCGGAGGGGCTGCCCGAGGCCCCCTCGACGCCCGAGAAACTCGAGGAGCCCGAGCACCCCCACGCCGAGGGCGGGTTCGCCGACGACGTCTACGTCGAGAACGAGGAGGGCGAACTCGTCATCGGCGGGCAAGACGACCCCGACGACGTCGACGTCTCGCAGGCGGTCGGCGTCGGCGAGGGCGACGCGGATTCGGACGGCGATCAAACGGCCGCGTGA
- a CDS encoding NAD(P)/FAD-dependent oxidoreductase — translation MTEYVIIGDGISGSSAAETLREEDPDAKITVITDEGEALYNRILIKEHAKGKLPEAPISIHDEDWYDERDIDLSLNTHVTSVDTDDKTVHTHEGEAIGYDKLLIATGGTPTQLPVENSDAEGVHHFWTFQDARRIRKAAENSEDAVIVGAGLLGIDFAAVCGAQGIEGKYLMRGDRWWRYALSGDGAEIMHDGMREKGVEPVFDSGVDRFEVDDDGHVEAAIDPNGDRFECDWAGVAIGLTFNTEFLRGSGIEQDNGIVVDEYMQTNLEDVYAAGDLTRFYDVLLGEQAQNGSWGSAKEQGRVAAVNMAADAEDEEFEWVSSYSITHFDFPFLSFGHPTLGDEHAERKYSDTEWRRIAFKDGKIVGGVLIGDLSPQSKFKQLMREQREVADQKEVLLEKQVDLDELAPAQEQ, via the coding sequence ATGACAGAGTACGTCATCATCGGTGACGGGATCTCTGGCAGTTCGGCTGCCGAGACCCTCCGGGAGGAAGATCCGGACGCGAAGATTACCGTCATCACCGATGAGGGGGAAGCACTGTATAACCGCATTCTGATCAAGGAACACGCGAAAGGGAAGCTTCCCGAGGCCCCCATCTCCATCCACGACGAGGACTGGTACGACGAGCGCGACATCGACCTCTCCCTGAACACGCACGTCACGTCGGTCGACACCGACGACAAGACCGTCCACACCCACGAGGGCGAGGCAATCGGCTACGATAAGCTACTGATCGCAACCGGCGGTACTCCGACCCAGCTGCCGGTCGAGAACAGCGACGCCGAGGGCGTCCACCACTTCTGGACCTTCCAGGACGCACGACGCATCCGCAAGGCCGCCGAGAATTCCGAAGACGCCGTCATCGTCGGCGCCGGCCTACTCGGCATCGACTTCGCGGCGGTCTGTGGCGCGCAGGGCATCGAGGGCAAGTACCTGATGCGCGGCGACCGCTGGTGGCGCTACGCGCTCTCCGGGGACGGCGCGGAGATCATGCACGACGGCATGCGCGAGAAGGGCGTCGAACCCGTCTTCGACAGCGGCGTCGACCGCTTCGAGGTCGACGACGATGGCCACGTCGAAGCCGCGATCGACCCGAACGGCGACCGCTTCGAGTGCGACTGGGCGGGCGTCGCCATCGGCCTGACCTTCAACACCGAGTTCCTGCGCGGCAGCGGCATCGAGCAGGACAACGGCATCGTCGTCGACGAGTACATGCAGACCAACCTCGAGGACGTCTACGCGGCCGGCGACCTCACCCGGTTCTACGACGTCCTGCTCGGCGAGCAGGCCCAGAACGGCTCCTGGGGCTCGGCCAAGGAGCAGGGTCGCGTCGCCGCGGTCAACATGGCCGCCGACGCCGAGGACGAGGAGTTCGAGTGGGTCTCCTCCTACTCTATCACGCACTTCGATTTCCCCTTCCTCTCGTTCGGTCACCCGACGCTGGGCGACGAGCACGCCGAGCGCAAGTACAGCGACACCGAGTGGCGCCGCATCGCCTTCAAGGACGGCAAGATCGTCGGCGGCGTCCTCATCGGCGATCTCTCGCCCCAGAGCAAGTTCAAGCAGCTGATGCGCGAACAGCGCGAGGTCGCCGACCAGAAGGAGGTCCTGCTCGAGAAGCAGGTCGACCTCGACGAGCTCGCACCCGCACAGGAACAGTAA
- the nrfD gene encoding NrfD/PsrC family molybdoenzyme membrane anchor subunit codes for MSTKTPSRADILRPITSTSRKYYALVAVAGLALGVFLIGWAYQLQQGLAVTGLSDWGTGGGVTWGVYIGAFIWWVGIAHGGIILSAAVRLLGMERYMPVARLAEMLTLAGLSAAGFYILVHMGRPDRMVTSVIGHYHITVNNSPLVWDVTVITAYFVLTATYLSLTLRYDVHRLRDQLPDYFDPIYAVMTLGYSEREDEIVQRMVWWLALAIIIMAPLLLHGGVIPWLFAVLPTYPRWFGGVQGPQFLTIALTSAISGVIILSYSFRRAYDWEHIITDDIFRGLTLWLGFFCLLFLWLQLQQVTTGTFSPPTGLGHTWEATLEQPAYILSMTLVGLVLAYIFAQTIRPALFSKTRALICAFAVLTATLLEKILFVIEGFFHPVFDIYAATPGTYVPSLIELASLAGTIGLVALFFLSLAKVVPVVELHAVEHLREDHDHEDTVMED; via the coding sequence ATGAGCACGAAAACGCCGAGCAGAGCCGACATTCTGCGTCCGATCACGAGCACGTCGCGGAAGTACTACGCGCTGGTCGCCGTCGCCGGGTTGGCCCTCGGCGTCTTCCTGATCGGCTGGGCCTACCAGCTCCAGCAGGGGCTGGCCGTCACCGGCCTCTCCGACTGGGGGACCGGCGGCGGCGTCACCTGGGGCGTCTACATCGGCGCGTTCATCTGGTGGGTTGGGATCGCCCACGGCGGGATCATCCTCTCGGCCGCCGTGCGGCTGCTCGGCATGGAACGGTACATGCCGGTCGCTCGCCTCGCCGAGATGCTGACGCTGGCCGGCCTCTCCGCGGCCGGCTTCTACATTCTGGTCCACATGGGTCGCCCGGATCGGATGGTCACGAGCGTCATCGGTCACTACCACATCACGGTCAACAACTCGCCGCTGGTGTGGGACGTGACCGTCATCACGGCATACTTCGTCCTGACCGCGACCTACCTCTCGCTGACGCTACGGTACGACGTTCACCGACTGCGCGATCAACTCCCGGACTACTTCGACCCCATCTACGCGGTCATGACGCTCGGCTACTCCGAGCGCGAGGACGAGATCGTCCAGCGGATGGTCTGGTGGCTCGCGCTGGCGATCATCATCATGGCTCCGCTCCTGCTCCACGGCGGGGTCATCCCGTGGCTGTTCGCGGTGCTGCCGACCTACCCGCGCTGGTTCGGCGGCGTGCAGGGCCCGCAGTTCCTCACGATCGCGCTCACGTCCGCGATCAGCGGCGTCATCATCCTTTCCTACAGCTTCCGTCGAGCGTACGACTGGGAGCACATCATCACCGACGACATCTTCCGCGGCCTGACGCTCTGGCTCGGGTTCTTTTGCCTGCTGTTCCTCTGGCTCCAGCTCCAGCAGGTGACGACCGGTACGTTCTCCCCGCCCACCGGCCTCGGCCACACCTGGGAGGCGACCCTCGAGCAGCCGGCCTACATCCTCTCGATGACGCTGGTCGGCCTCGTGCTGGCGTACATCTTTGCCCAGACGATCCGGCCGGCGCTGTTCTCAAAGACGCGCGCGCTCATCTGCGCGTTCGCCGTCCTCACCGCGACGCTGCTCGAGAAGATCCTGTTCGTCATCGAGGGCTTCTTCCATCCCGTGTTCGACATTTACGCGGCGACGCCGGGGACGTACGTGCCGAGTTTGATCGAACTCGCCTCGCTCGCGGGGACGATCGGCCTGGTGGCGCTGTTCTTCCTGAGTCTCGCCAAGGTGGTTCCGGTCGTCGAACTCCACGCGGTCGAACACCTTCGAGAAGACCACGACCACGAGGATACCGTGATGGAGGACTGA
- a CDS encoding chemotaxis protein CheD: MVDSEYECIPVGVAEYAVTGETRPLKTSGVGSCVAVALHDPDHEVSGLLHFMLPESDSRTRPEPDAKFADTGLEAMLDEFEREGGVPDRSWAKLVGGATMIEFSGAGGSIGDQNVAAAKALLEAYGIPVRAVEVGGSAGRSITFDPSSGDVVIRTAGGTIVRK, encoded by the coding sequence GTGGTCGACAGCGAATACGAGTGCATACCCGTCGGAGTCGCGGAGTACGCCGTCACCGGCGAAACCCGACCGCTGAAGACGAGCGGCGTGGGATCGTGCGTAGCCGTGGCGCTCCACGATCCTGACCACGAAGTGAGCGGCCTCTTGCATTTCATGCTCCCCGAGTCCGACTCGCGGACCCGCCCCGAACCCGACGCGAAGTTCGCCGATACCGGCCTCGAGGCGATGCTCGACGAGTTCGAGCGCGAGGGCGGCGTCCCGGATCGCTCGTGGGCGAAACTCGTCGGCGGAGCGACGATGATCGAGTTCAGCGGCGCCGGCGGATCGATCGGCGACCAGAACGTGGCCGCCGCGAAGGCGCTGCTCGAGGCCTACGGGATTCCCGTGCGTGCGGTCGAGGTCGGCGGCAGCGCCGGGCGTTCGATCACGTTCGACCCGAGCAGCGGAGACGTCGTGATCAGGACTGCCGGCGGCACTATCGTTCGAAAGTAG
- a CDS encoding aminotransferase class V-fold PLP-dependent enzyme: MDPTALRETIPGLESDVYCNWGASGPSPRRVVEAAESALEHHEYAAPGDEGMYPAALDAYDEARAAVADLLGATPDEIALTESTTDGINRIAGAVSLEWDEDDAVVRTDLEHAAGVLPWQRLERQRGIDVRVLETERGRLDLEDVKAAAADASLFCVSSLTWTHGTRLPVSEIVDIAHDAGALVLVDAVQAPGQGPVDVTEWDADFVVGAGHKWLLAPFGSGFCYVDEDVAADLVPPAIGYRSVKDPDATEYQYAAGARRFEVATASPVPHAGLVEAIDCLEEIGLETVRDRIERLTDRLKAGISDERLLSPREFESGLVTIDVDDPEATVERLAAHDITIRSLPYPDAIRISVHAVNTPADVDAALEALSL; this comes from the coding sequence ATGGATCCGACGGCACTCCGCGAGACGATTCCCGGCCTCGAGAGCGACGTCTACTGCAACTGGGGCGCGAGCGGGCCGAGTCCCCGCCGCGTCGTCGAGGCGGCCGAATCGGCCCTCGAGCACCACGAGTACGCGGCCCCCGGCGACGAGGGGATGTACCCCGCGGCGCTCGACGCCTACGACGAGGCGCGGGCGGCCGTCGCCGACCTGCTGGGTGCCACTCCCGACGAAATCGCCCTCACCGAGAGTACGACCGACGGCATCAACCGCATCGCCGGTGCGGTCTCGCTCGAGTGGGACGAGGACGACGCCGTCGTCCGAACCGACCTCGAGCACGCCGCGGGCGTCCTGCCCTGGCAGCGCCTCGAGCGCCAGCGCGGGATCGACGTGCGCGTCCTGGAGACCGAACGGGGACGTCTCGATCTCGAGGACGTGAAAGCCGCCGCGGCCGACGCCTCGCTGTTCTGCGTGAGTTCGCTGACCTGGACGCACGGCACTCGGTTACCGGTTAGCGAGATCGTCGACATCGCACACGACGCGGGCGCACTGGTGCTGGTCGACGCCGTGCAGGCGCCCGGTCAGGGCCCGGTCGACGTCACCGAGTGGGACGCCGACTTCGTCGTCGGGGCGGGCCACAAGTGGCTGCTCGCCCCGTTCGGTTCCGGCTTCTGCTACGTCGACGAGGACGTTGCCGCGGATCTCGTCCCGCCCGCGATCGGCTACCGGAGCGTCAAGGATCCCGACGCTACCGAGTACCAGTACGCGGCCGGCGCGCGGCGGTTCGAGGTCGCCACCGCGAGTCCCGTTCCCCACGCCGGCCTGGTCGAGGCGATCGACTGCCTCGAGGAGATCGGCCTCGAGACGGTTCGGGATCGGATCGAGCGGCTCACGGACCGCCTGAAGGCGGGGATCTCGGACGAGCGGTTACTGAGTCCGCGCGAGTTCGAATCGGGGCTGGTGACGATCGACGTCGACGATCCCGAGGCGACCGTCGAGCGACTCGCCGCACACGACATCACTATCCGCTCGCTGCCGTACCCGGACGCAATCCGGATCTCCGTCCACGCTGTCAACACGCCGGCGGACGTGGACGCGGCGCTCGAGGCGCTGTCGCTGTAG
- the uvrA gene encoding excinuclease ABC subunit UvrA yields MSKDYIEVRGAEEHNLKDLDVEIPREEFTVVTGLSGSGKSSLAFETIYAEGQRRYIESLSAYARNFLGQMDKPQVETVEGLSPAISIDQKNAANNPRSTVGTVTELHDYLRLLYARVGTPHCPECGREVGEQSAQNMVERILELPEGTKAKLAAPVVRDQKGAFEDLFEELVSEGYARVEIDGEEHDLTLDDPDLDENFDHTIDVIVDRVKVSAEDRPRIIDSVETALAEAEGVLKVILPDPPEEAAEDLGEEARRTGALGDEGDDDDDRFVVEFSKDLACTHCGIDVPEIETRSFSFNSPHGACPECEGLGETKEVDEDLVVQDPSKPLKHVFEAWSYNRSYYQTRLDAVAEHFDVSLSTPFEELDEDIRRQFLYGTDEEVLFKRHTKNGTRRKRKRFEGVIPNLERRYLETDSDSTREHIEDYMSVTECPACDGTRLKPASRAVLVDGTSITEINGMSIGDALEHFESLEADLTEREKVIAEEILKEIRARLGFMVEVGLEYLTLDREASTLSGGESQRIRLATQIGSGLVGVLYVLDEPSIGLHQRDNDRLLDTLEELRDLGNTLLVVEHDEETMRRADQVVDMGPGPGKRGGEVVVNGPVEEVKQCEDSVTGDYLSGRKQIPVPEERRDPDGAMTILGARQHNLKELDVDIPLGCFTAITGVSGSGKSTLMHEVLYKGLARQMNDNTSVIPGDYDDLEGLEEIETVRLIDQSPIGRTPRSNPATYTGVFDHIRELFASTKLSKQRGYEKGRFSFNVKGGRCEECGGQGTVKIEMNFLSDVYVPCEECDGARYNDATLDVTYKGKTIADVLEMSVEEAYEFFESSSQIRRRLKLLKDVGLDYMKLGQPSTTLSGGEAQRIKLAEELGKKDSGETLYLLDEPTTGLHSEDERKLIDVLHRLTDNGNTVVVIEHELDLVKNADHIIDLGPEGGENGGQVVATGTPEEVARLDESHTGRYLRDLLPKVDIEGPRGERVEPVSAPMDDD; encoded by the coding sequence ATGAGCAAGGACTACATCGAAGTCCGCGGTGCGGAGGAACACAACCTCAAGGACCTCGACGTGGAGATCCCCCGCGAGGAGTTTACCGTCGTCACCGGCCTGTCGGGCTCGGGTAAGTCCTCGCTCGCGTTCGAGACGATCTACGCCGAGGGCCAGCGCCGATACATCGAGAGCCTCTCGGCCTACGCCCGGAACTTCTTAGGCCAGATGGACAAGCCCCAGGTCGAGACCGTCGAAGGGCTCTCCCCGGCGATCTCGATCGACCAGAAGAACGCCGCGAACAATCCGCGATCGACCGTCGGGACCGTCACCGAACTGCACGACTACCTGCGGCTGCTCTACGCCCGCGTCGGCACGCCCCACTGTCCCGAGTGCGGCCGCGAAGTCGGCGAACAGAGCGCCCAGAACATGGTCGAGCGCATCCTCGAGCTGCCCGAGGGGACGAAGGCCAAGCTCGCGGCGCCGGTCGTCCGCGACCAGAAGGGCGCTTTCGAGGATCTCTTCGAGGAGTTAGTGTCCGAAGGGTACGCCCGCGTCGAGATCGACGGTGAGGAACACGACCTCACGCTCGACGATCCCGATCTGGACGAGAACTTCGACCACACGATCGACGTCATCGTCGACCGCGTGAAGGTCTCCGCGGAGGACCGTCCGCGCATCATCGACAGCGTCGAAACCGCGCTCGCCGAGGCGGAGGGCGTCCTGAAGGTCATCCTCCCGGACCCGCCGGAGGAGGCCGCCGAAGACCTCGGCGAGGAAGCCCGTCGGACCGGCGCGCTGGGCGACGAGGGCGACGACGATGACGACCGGTTCGTCGTCGAGTTCTCGAAGGACCTCGCGTGTACCCACTGCGGCATCGACGTTCCCGAGATCGAGACCCGCTCGTTCTCCTTTAACTCCCCCCACGGCGCCTGTCCCGAGTGTGAGGGACTGGGCGAGACCAAGGAAGTCGACGAGGATCTCGTCGTGCAGGACCCCTCGAAGCCGCTCAAGCACGTCTTCGAAGCCTGGAGCTACAACCGCTCGTACTACCAGACGCGCCTCGACGCCGTCGCCGAGCACTTCGACGTCTCGCTGTCGACGCCGTTCGAGGAACTGGACGAGGATATCCGGCGACAGTTCCTGTACGGCACCGACGAGGAGGTGCTGTTCAAGCGCCACACGAAAAACGGAACGCGACGGAAGCGCAAGCGCTTCGAGGGCGTCATTCCGAACCTCGAGCGCCGCTACCTCGAGACCGACTCGGACTCGACCCGCGAGCACATCGAGGACTACATGTCGGTCACGGAGTGTCCGGCCTGCGACGGCACCCGCCTCAAGCCCGCCAGCCGCGCGGTGCTGGTCGACGGGACCTCGATCACGGAGATCAACGGGATGAGCATCGGCGACGCCCTGGAGCACTTCGAGTCGCTCGAGGCGGACCTCACCGAGCGCGAGAAGGTCATCGCCGAGGAGATCCTTAAGGAAATCCGCGCGCGACTCGGCTTCATGGTCGAGGTCGGTCTCGAGTACCTGACCCTCGACCGCGAGGCCTCGACGCTGTCGGGCGGCGAGAGCCAGCGCATCCGACTGGCCACGCAGATTGGCTCCGGCCTCGTGGGCGTGCTGTACGTCCTCGACGAGCCCTCGATCGGGCTCCACCAGCGCGATAACGACCGGTTGCTCGACACGCTCGAGGAACTGCGCGACCTCGGCAACACCCTGCTGGTCGTCGAACACGACGAGGAGACGATGCGCCGCGCGGACCAGGTCGTCGACATGGGCCCCGGCCCCGGCAAGCGCGGCGGCGAGGTCGTCGTCAACGGCCCGGTCGAGGAAGTCAAGCAGTGTGAGGACTCCGTGACGGGCGACTACCTCTCCGGACGCAAGCAGATCCCCGTGCCCGAGGAGCGCCGCGACCCCGACGGCGCGATGACGATCCTCGGCGCGCGCCAGCACAACCTCAAGGAGCTGGACGTCGACATCCCGCTTGGCTGCTTTACGGCCATTACGGGCGTCTCGGGTTCCGGGAAGTCCACCCTCATGCACGAGGTCCTCTACAAGGGGCTGGCCCGCCAGATGAACGACAACACGAGCGTCATCCCGGGCGACTACGACGACCTCGAGGGCCTCGAGGAGATCGAGACGGTCCGCCTGATCGACCAGTCGCCGATCGGCCGCACGCCGCGCTCCAATCCCGCAACGTACACCGGCGTCTTCGACCACATCCGCGAGCTGTTCGCCTCGACGAAGCTCTCGAAACAGCGCGGCTACGAGAAGGGCCGGTTCTCCTTCAACGTCAAGGGCGGCCGCTGCGAGGAGTGTGGCGGGCAGGGCACGGTGAAGATCGAGATGAATTTCCTCTCGGACGTGTACGTCCCCTGCGAAGAGTGCGACGGCGCCCGCTACAACGACGCCACCCTCGACGTCACCTACAAGGGCAAGACCATCGCGGACGTCCTCGAGATGTCGGTCGAGGAGGCCTACGAGTTCTTCGAGTCCTCGAGCCAGATCCGCCGGCGCCTCAAACTCCTGAAGGACGTCGGGCTGGACTACATGAAGCTCGGCCAGCCCTCGACGACGCTCTCCGGTGGGGAGGCACAGCGCATCAAGCTCGCCGAAGAACTGGGCAAGAAGGATTCGGGCGAGACGCTCTATCTGCTCGACGAGCCCACGACCGGGCTCCACAGCGAGGACGAACGCAAACTCATCGACGTGCTCCACCGGCTGACCGATAACGGCAACACCGTCGTCGTCATCGAGCACGAACTCGACCTCGTGAAGAACGCCGACCACATCATCGACCTCGGCCCCGAGGGCGGCGAGAACGGCGGGCAGGTCGTCGCGACGGGTACCCCCGAGGAGGTCGCGCGACTCGACGAATCCCACACCGGCCGCTACCTGCGGGACCTGCTCCCGAAGGTCGACATCGAAGGTCCGCGCGGCGAGCGCGTCGAGCCGGTGTCGGCGCCGATGGACGACGACTGA